The Vibrio tasmaniensis genome includes a region encoding these proteins:
- a CDS encoding HD domain-containing phosphohydrolase, with the protein MYKLLFSIAVLCVSAYSSLSFANDWDIKRILVLHSYEPSYQWTADFQKGIDSAFSQSQAEVKLSIEYLDSKRVHSPEYYDSIANYLRTKYADYKFDGVIATDDNAANFLESLPNLIGRSTPVVAAGINDSSTDMYAVSDRATVLYENDQIDVNIELISKLRPNLKKLYFVNDYSVTSKLIQKEMNRVMAEFPNITLVEIRDLSLVRTRQFLEGISADDAVLLSHYNTELNQGVYHTYQEISDTLSKVSAAPVFALWQFYISGDVLGGYVNHSQSMGEQAVNALDKYLPLGFNQPLTPGDNKRFVFNYLAMKRHGISANALPDDAIFINEPSSFIRKNFQLLLGLSMVIAGLSLIILMQFVTLRQKKELAKKSKRILKLQKQTLNIQKDMIHVLGEAIETRSGETGNHVKRVAKLSALLAKYRGLSHREVEMIEIISPMHDVGKISVPESILDKPGKLTEQEWEVMKLHTTAGYNLLKSGAGDITNLAAIIANEHHERWDGAGYPNGKVGDEIHLFARITAVADVFDALLSARCYKEPWPLEMVVDLFERECGCQFDPELTQLLLSHLPEFVAIRDSYPDTAECCIELTDKPTVIEELAVS; encoded by the coding sequence GAAGTTAAACTCTCAATCGAGTATTTGGATTCAAAGCGCGTCCATAGCCCTGAGTACTACGATTCTATCGCGAACTACTTACGTACCAAATATGCAGATTATAAGTTTGATGGTGTAATCGCGACTGACGACAACGCGGCGAACTTCCTTGAATCTCTGCCTAATTTGATTGGTCGCTCCACACCTGTCGTTGCTGCCGGTATCAATGATTCTAGTACTGACATGTATGCGGTATCTGATAGAGCAACCGTGCTTTATGAGAACGATCAGATAGACGTCAATATTGAGCTGATTTCTAAATTAAGACCTAATCTAAAGAAACTGTATTTTGTTAATGATTACAGTGTCACTTCTAAATTGATCCAGAAAGAAATGAATCGCGTGATGGCTGAGTTCCCTAACATCACATTGGTTGAAATACGCGATCTATCGTTAGTGCGTACCCGTCAGTTTTTGGAAGGTATCTCTGCTGATGACGCGGTTTTGCTCAGTCATTACAATACCGAATTGAATCAAGGTGTGTATCATACTTATCAAGAGATTTCGGATACATTGTCTAAAGTAAGTGCTGCTCCAGTGTTTGCTTTGTGGCAGTTCTATATTTCGGGAGATGTATTGGGTGGCTATGTGAATCACTCTCAAAGCATGGGTGAGCAGGCGGTTAATGCGTTGGATAAGTACCTACCTCTTGGTTTCAACCAACCTTTAACTCCCGGTGATAACAAACGTTTTGTATTTAACTACCTTGCAATGAAGCGACATGGGATTAGTGCAAACGCGCTACCTGATGACGCTATATTCATTAACGAGCCTTCATCTTTCATTCGTAAAAACTTTCAGTTGCTATTGGGTCTATCGATGGTTATTGCAGGTTTGAGCCTGATTATTTTGATGCAATTTGTCACTTTACGCCAAAAGAAAGAGCTAGCCAAAAAGAGCAAACGAATTTTAAAACTTCAGAAGCAAACGCTGAATATTCAGAAGGATATGATTCATGTCCTCGGAGAGGCGATTGAAACTCGTTCTGGCGAAACAGGTAATCACGTTAAGCGTGTCGCCAAGTTGTCTGCGTTACTTGCTAAGTATCGTGGCTTGAGTCATCGCGAGGTTGAGATGATAGAGATCATTAGCCCGATGCACGATGTGGGTAAGATTTCAGTTCCTGAATCAATCTTGGATAAACCAGGTAAATTGACCGAGCAGGAGTGGGAAGTGATGAAGCTTCACACTACGGCAGGCTATAACTTACTGAAAAGTGGAGCTGGTGATATTACTAATCTGGCCGCAATCATCGCCAACGAGCATCATGAACGTTGGGATGGGGCCGGATATCCTAATGGCAAAGTGGGTGACGAAATTCACTTGTTTGCTCGTATTACTGCCGTTGCCGATGTGTTTGACGCACTACTCAGTGCCCGTTGTTACAAGGAGCCGTGGCCATTAGAGATGGTTGTCGATTTATTTGAGAGAGAATGCGGCTGTCAGTTCGATCCTGAGCTTACTCAATTACTATTGAGCCACTTACCCGAGTTTGTCGCTATTCGTGATTCGTATCCAGACACCGCTGAATGCTGCATTGAATTAACGGATAAACCTACTGTTATTGAAGAATTGGCCGTGAGTTAA
- a CDS encoding HAD-IA family hydrolase: MRLEQTKCVIFDCDGTLIDSEKLCCQALVNVFSGFGAKLNVNDCYVHFQGGKLADILMDTQERLGLSISIDTLEPLYRTELEALFQRHLKPMDGAIELIEFLKQQDIEFCIASNAPKSRVESSLAMTGMLDDFKGKVFSAFDANSWKPEPDLIMYTAMNMGFLPNECIYVDDTVKGIEAGVGAGIQSFRLRPTFEGSLSDNTEADIAELAAQDIYSLEEISIWINGKRCSSGGIPHSGALVG; this comes from the coding sequence ATGCGGTTAGAACAAACTAAATGTGTAATTTTCGATTGTGATGGAACACTCATCGATAGCGAGAAGCTGTGTTGCCAAGCCTTAGTGAATGTGTTTTCTGGCTTTGGCGCTAAGTTAAACGTTAATGACTGCTATGTGCACTTTCAAGGTGGGAAGCTAGCTGACATCTTAATGGATACTCAAGAACGTTTAGGGCTGTCTATCTCCATTGATACACTCGAGCCGCTTTACCGCACTGAATTAGAAGCCTTGTTCCAACGGCATTTAAAACCGATGGATGGCGCTATCGAGCTTATTGAATTCCTCAAGCAACAAGACATCGAGTTTTGTATTGCTTCCAATGCGCCTAAATCTCGAGTTGAATCTTCATTGGCAATGACAGGAATGCTCGACGACTTCAAAGGCAAAGTATTTTCAGCTTTTGATGCCAATAGCTGGAAGCCAGAGCCTGATCTGATCATGTATACCGCAATGAATATGGGCTTTTTACCAAACGAATGTATTTATGTTGATGACACGGTGAAAGGCATTGAAGCTGGGGTTGGTGCAGGTATTCAATCTTTTAGATTGCGACCAACGTTTGAAGGTTCATTGAGTGATAATACCGAAGCCGACATAGCAGAGCTAGCGGCTCAGGATATTTACAGTTTGGAAGAAATATCGATTTGGATTAATGGCAAGCGCTGCTCAAGTGGTGGTATACCGCACTCTGGAGCTTTGGTGGGGTAG
- a CDS encoding methyl-accepting chemotaxis protein gives MKEVQFRTIDKLFIKMSINDKFWVIFLIFFAAVASLAGFNYVNKVEQIDASAKQQVEFQLQGILSASDSPGSVRSVSQQTRLQETTISNTGSVTATALAQDGNYYSLTVSNIDTQNQKQQALYSLLLSFLWCVPFGLFCYWVATFLGGALWVLYSTTQKIGDGDLTSRLGFHPGRDEFGTIGCALDRSMDTLSELVNNVNQNAATLSETSASFETEMKRSETQIMSQNASLDSVATAMDQMTASANEVSNISARSTEQAEQDAQQINDSHAMVQQAISEITTLSSLIEQTSSSVTSLNVNTSQINEVITTINAISEQTNLLALNAAIEAARAGEQGRGFAVVADEVRTLASRTQSATVEIQTMIERLQQESQNIAKITVQTVDQAQTSSQLISHIGDDVNSIADSAQALMDMSLQIATSADEQSNVANTIAAELNDIRGQSDVIKDVAQNSSKGVSKLTEASVSLSQTLARYRT, from the coding sequence ATGAAAGAAGTACAATTTAGAACGATAGACAAACTGTTTATTAAAATGTCGATTAACGACAAGTTTTGGGTCATTTTCTTGATCTTTTTCGCCGCTGTAGCAAGCCTCGCTGGCTTCAACTACGTCAACAAGGTAGAACAAATTGACGCAAGTGCAAAACAGCAGGTCGAGTTTCAATTGCAAGGCATTTTGTCAGCATCAGACTCCCCAGGTTCGGTTCGTTCAGTTAGCCAACAAACACGCCTTCAAGAAACCACTATTTCCAACACGGGTTCCGTGACTGCTACGGCACTTGCACAAGATGGCAATTACTACTCTCTTACCGTTTCAAATATCGATACACAGAATCAAAAGCAGCAAGCACTTTACTCTTTATTACTCAGTTTTTTATGGTGTGTGCCCTTTGGTCTTTTCTGTTATTGGGTAGCAACTTTCTTAGGTGGCGCACTGTGGGTACTTTACTCAACCACTCAAAAGATTGGTGATGGAGATTTAACGTCTCGCCTTGGTTTCCATCCGGGTCGTGATGAGTTTGGTACGATTGGTTGCGCGCTTGACCGTTCGATGGATACGCTAAGTGAACTCGTCAATAACGTAAACCAAAACGCAGCGACACTGAGTGAAACGTCGGCTTCTTTCGAAACAGAGATGAAGCGCAGCGAAACACAAATCATGAGCCAAAACGCGTCTCTTGACTCTGTTGCAACCGCAATGGACCAAATGACGGCATCAGCGAATGAAGTATCGAATATCTCTGCGCGCTCTACAGAGCAAGCAGAGCAAGATGCTCAACAAATCAATGATAGCCATGCTATGGTTCAGCAAGCAATCTCAGAGATAACCACCCTTTCTTCTTTGATTGAGCAAACCTCGTCTTCTGTTACGAGCTTGAATGTAAATACAAGCCAAATCAACGAAGTGATCACCACGATCAACGCAATTTCAGAGCAGACTAACCTACTCGCACTGAATGCCGCGATTGAAGCTGCCCGTGCAGGTGAACAAGGCCGTGGATTCGCCGTTGTTGCTGATGAAGTGAGAACGCTCGCTAGCAGAACTCAGTCCGCTACGGTTGAGATCCAAACGATGATTGAACGCTTACAGCAAGAGAGTCAAAATATTGCTAAGATCACGGTGCAAACGGTTGATCAAGCGCAGACCAGTAGCCAACTAATTTCACACATCGGTGATGACGTAAACTCGATTGCAGATTCCGCACAAGCGCTAATGGACATGAGTCTACAAATAGCAACGTCAGCTGATGAACAAAGCAACGTAGCGAATACCATCGCTGCTGAGCTTAATGATATACGAGGCCAATCAGACGTAATTAAAGATGTCGCTCAAAACTCTTCAAAGGGCGTATCTAAGCTGACTGAAGCATCGGTTTCTCTGTCTCAAACTTTGGCAAGATACCGCACTTAG
- a CDS encoding aromatic amino acid transport family protein, with product MNKSKVFGSTLIIAGTTIGAGMLALPLASAGIGFSTSLFLMLGLWALMAFTALLMVELHQFAESDATLHTLAHTILGTKGKWIASFAVMFLFYALCAAYIAGGGAQFNQRISDIAGIELNGQITTLLFTLLVAGVVTIGTHSVDKVNRVLFGLKLIAMVLVLSFLAPNITSQYLMSMPLQQGLIVAAIPVVFTSFGFHGSIPSIVRYLDGDVRSLRKVMIIGSALPLVIYVFWQSVTLGVVSQEQLLSDTSLGALLVSLSQTVHQSNLSLIVGVFADLALLTSFIGVSLGLFEFMGDSLSKKLGNAKRAKTAAITFLPPLGFALFYPQGFIMALGYAAIALSVLAILLPTVMVYKVRYTNFSVKPHATESTYQVLGGSKALFLAGSVGVFIIAIQILISVGLLPSLG from the coding sequence ATGAATAAATCAAAGGTTTTTGGTAGTACTTTGATCATTGCAGGCACAACCATTGGTGCCGGCATGCTCGCTCTTCCACTTGCTTCTGCAGGTATTGGCTTTTCAACTTCACTTTTCTTGATGCTGGGTTTATGGGCATTGATGGCCTTTACGGCTCTGTTAATGGTAGAGCTTCATCAATTCGCTGAATCTGACGCAACCCTACACACGTTAGCTCACACTATTTTAGGAACAAAAGGAAAGTGGATAGCGAGCTTCGCGGTGATGTTTCTTTTCTACGCTCTATGTGCGGCATACATAGCGGGCGGTGGTGCTCAGTTCAACCAACGTATCTCAGATATCGCTGGCATTGAGCTCAATGGTCAAATCACCACGCTTCTATTTACACTATTAGTTGCAGGTGTTGTGACGATTGGTACACACAGTGTTGATAAAGTTAACCGTGTTTTATTTGGACTTAAACTGATTGCGATGGTTTTGGTACTCAGCTTCCTAGCACCAAACATCACCTCTCAATATCTTATGAGCATGCCTCTACAACAAGGTCTGATTGTTGCTGCAATCCCAGTTGTATTTACCTCTTTTGGTTTCCACGGCAGTATCCCTTCAATTGTTCGATACTTAGATGGTGACGTTCGCTCTTTACGTAAGGTAATGATTATAGGTTCTGCACTACCGTTGGTTATCTATGTTTTCTGGCAGAGTGTTACGTTGGGTGTGGTTAGCCAAGAGCAATTATTATCAGATACTAGCTTGGGCGCACTTCTAGTTTCACTATCGCAAACCGTTCATCAATCAAACTTAAGCTTGATCGTGGGCGTGTTCGCAGATCTTGCATTGTTGACCTCATTTATTGGCGTGAGCTTGGGGTTATTTGAATTCATGGGAGACTCTCTGAGTAAGAAACTAGGCAATGCCAAACGTGCTAAAACAGCCGCAATTACTTTCTTGCCGCCATTGGGTTTTGCCCTGTTCTACCCACAAGGCTTTATCATGGCTTTAGGTTACGCAGCCATTGCACTTTCAGTGCTTGCGATTCTTCTGCCGACAGTGATGGTATACAAGGTTCGTTACACAAATTTCTCAGTAAAACCTCACGCTACAGAATCAACTTACCAAGTGTTAGGTGGAAGCAAAGCGCTGTTTTTAGCGGGTAGCGTTGGCGTGTTTATCATTGCAATACAAATCCTTATTTCAGTAGGGTTATTACCGTCATTAGGCTAA
- a CDS encoding acyl carrier protein phosphodiesterase — protein sequence MNFLAHLHIAQHCNSNLAGNLLGDFVKGDPNKHYSDSLSNGIRLHRFVDSYTDRHDVSRSAKSLFSDQTKRFAPIALDVFWDHCLANHWGQFSTQSLEHFCSDSHQQIFEHQESHWPENFVTIHQKMAEQRWLESYQDMSSIELVLQRMALRRPKLGMLKNCYEDLERHYDKLQCHFNELYPSVLEEANHFSALQLTKNQKER from the coding sequence ATGAACTTTCTCGCACACCTGCACATCGCCCAACATTGCAACAGTAACTTAGCCGGTAATCTGTTAGGTGACTTCGTTAAGGGTGACCCTAATAAACACTATTCAGATTCGCTTTCTAACGGGATAAGACTTCATCGATTCGTCGATAGCTATACCGACCGTCATGATGTGTCTCGCTCTGCAAAATCTCTGTTTTCAGATCAAACAAAGCGCTTTGCTCCTATCGCGCTCGATGTCTTCTGGGATCACTGCTTGGCCAATCACTGGGGGCAGTTCTCGACACAGTCGTTAGAGCATTTTTGTTCAGACAGTCATCAGCAGATTTTCGAACATCAAGAGTCACACTGGCCTGAAAACTTCGTCACTATTCATCAGAAGATGGCGGAACAACGGTGGTTGGAAAGCTATCAAGACATGTCTTCCATCGAGTTGGTATTACAGCGAATGGCGTTACGAAGGCCTAAGCTAGGTATGCTCAAAAACTGTTACGAAGACCTAGAACGCCACTATGATAAGTTGCAGTGTCACTTTAATGAGCTATATCCAAGCGTTTTAGAAGAAGCAAACCACTTTAGTGCGCTTCAATTGACGAAAAATCAAAAGGAAAGGTAA
- a CDS encoding DEAD/DEAH box helicase, with protein MSEPTKSFNQLGLSDQLLTTLTELNFTAPTSVQEQAIPLVLEGKDVLAGAQTGTGKTAAFGLPIIQRLIETKDNVIPNPKLVRALVLVPTRELAQQVFDNVTSYAKATDIKVVVAYGGVSMKVQTENLRGGADILVATPGRLIDHMFTKNIMLSHTEVLVLDEADRMLDMGFMPDIKRILSRMNEVRQTLFFSATFDNKIKALAHRMMQSPSEIQVTPKNSTADTVTQMVYPVDKSRKSELLAYLIGSKNWQQVLVFTKTKQGTDALVKELKLDGIKAASINGDKSQGARQKALDDFKSGKVRALIATDVAARGIDIQQLEQVVNYDMPFKAEDYVHRIGRTGRAGNSGLAISLMSQDEAYLLGDIERLLDTRLPQEWLEGFEPSLEKDVAPDRGGRSKSRSSEKRKMKAKLKIHQNRGKARR; from the coding sequence ATGTCTGAACCTACTAAATCTTTTAACCAACTTGGATTGTCTGACCAACTGCTTACAACACTCACCGAGCTTAACTTTACGGCTCCAACCAGTGTTCAAGAGCAAGCGATTCCATTGGTGCTAGAAGGCAAAGATGTATTGGCTGGTGCGCAAACGGGTACGGGTAAAACGGCCGCATTTGGTTTGCCAATTATCCAAAGATTAATCGAGACAAAAGACAACGTTATTCCAAACCCGAAGCTAGTTCGTGCGCTTGTGTTGGTACCAACACGTGAACTAGCGCAACAGGTTTTCGATAACGTAACCAGCTACGCAAAGGCCACCGACATCAAAGTCGTGGTGGCTTACGGCGGCGTTAGCATGAAGGTTCAAACTGAAAATCTACGCGGGGGAGCAGATATTCTTGTCGCGACTCCGGGCCGTCTTATCGACCATATGTTCACTAAGAACATCATGTTGAGCCACACTGAAGTGTTGGTACTGGATGAAGCAGACCGCATGTTAGACATGGGTTTCATGCCTGATATCAAACGCATTCTTTCTCGTATGAATGAGGTGCGACAGACTCTGTTCTTCTCTGCGACGTTTGATAACAAAATTAAAGCTCTGGCACATCGAATGATGCAGTCGCCAAGTGAAATTCAAGTGACGCCAAAAAACAGCACGGCGGACACGGTTACCCAGATGGTTTATCCGGTTGATAAATCACGTAAGAGTGAGCTGTTGGCTTACCTGATCGGTTCAAAGAACTGGCAGCAAGTGTTGGTATTCACAAAAACTAAGCAGGGTACGGATGCTCTGGTCAAAGAACTTAAGCTAGACGGCATTAAAGCGGCATCAATCAATGGTGATAAGAGCCAGGGTGCTCGCCAAAAGGCACTGGACGATTTCAAATCAGGCAAGGTGCGTGCGTTGATTGCAACCGACGTGGCAGCTCGTGGTATCGATATTCAACAGCTAGAACAAGTGGTTAACTATGACATGCCATTCAAAGCCGAAGATTACGTTCACCGTATTGGACGTACAGGCCGCGCAGGCAACAGCGGTTTAGCGATCTCTTTGATGAGCCAGGATGAAGCTTATCTTCTGGGTGACATTGAACGCTTACTTGATACTCGCTTGCCTCAAGAGTGGTTAGAGGGCTTTGAACCAAGCCTGGAAAAAGATGTAGCACCCGATCGCGGTGGTCGCAGTAAAAGTCGTTCATCAGAAAAACGTAAGATGAAAGCGAAGCTTAAGATTCACCAAAACCGCGGTAAAGCGCGTCGCTAA